One Clupea harengus chromosome 12, Ch_v2.0.2, whole genome shotgun sequence DNA segment encodes these proteins:
- the chd1 gene encoding chromodomain-helicase-DNA-binding protein 1, with the protein MEARSEDESASNSSGESSNSDDESGSGSGSGSGSSSSSSSSSSSQSGSSGSGSGSDSGSQSVLEVKPQYPGSAKVGHAQETAATTATTTQQQQQQQQQQQQQQQSSSNSSDEDSSSSDDSDDDSSRQKSKGSGSGSDSDSGSGSDSGSNSGSDSSKEAEGENSDASASDYEPSHKVKSRKPPTKANARNGKKSKAQRKKPPGSSSDEDDYDKKALAGPRRQATVNVSYKEDDEMKTDSDDLVEVTGEDVPPPEEDEFETLERVMDTRIARKGATGATTTVYAVEADGDPNGTFNPQKEAGDVQYLIKWKGWSHIHNTWETEDTLKLQNVKGMKKLDNFKKKKSEERKWLKASSPEDVEYFICQQELHDDLHSQYQFVERIIGHSNQKSVAGYPDYLCKWQGLPYSECSWEDGALIGRKFQKCIDDYMCRNHSKTIPYRDCKVLKQRPRFMPMKKQPTFISEGLELRDYQLDGLNWMAHSWCKGNSCILADEMGLGKTIQTISFLSYLFQEHQLYGPFLLVVPLSTLTSWQREIQLWAPHMNVVVYLGDITSRNMIRQQEWMHVQNKRLKLNILLTTYEILLKDKSFLGNVSWAFIGVDEAHRLKNDDSLLYKTMMEFRSNHRLLITGTPLQNSLKELWSLLHFIMPEKFHSWETFEEDHAKGRDSGYASLHKELEPFLLRRVKKDVEKSLPAKVEQILRLEMSAIQKQYYKWILTRNYKALSKGKGSTSGFLNIMMELKKCCNHCYLIKPPDDNEFYNKQEALQHLIRSSGKLLLLDKLLLRLKERGHRVLIFSQMVRMLDILAEYLKCRQFLFQRLDGSIKGEMRRQALDHFNAEGSEDFCFLLSTRAGGLGINLASADTVVIFDSDWNPQNDLQAQARAHRIGQKRQVNIYRLVTKGSVEEDIIERAKKKMVLDHLVIQRMDTTGKTVLDTGAAPSSSTPFNKEELSAILKFGAEELFKEPEGEEQDPQEMDIDEILKRAETRETDPGQSSIGEELLSQFKVANFSMMEEDEVDMNPDRGHRGHNWDDIIPEEQRRRLEEEERQKELEEIYLLPRMRNCAKQISFNGNEGRRSRNRRYSGSDSDSVSDRKRPKKRGRPRTIPRENIKGFTDAEIRRFIKSYKKFGGPLERLDAIARDAELVDKSEHDLRRLAETVHNGCVRTLRENPCGPEKTSGGRRGKVKGPTFRISGVQVNAKLVISHEEELAPLHKAIPADAEERKRYKLPCHSKAAHFDIEWGKEDDASLLIGIYEYGYGSWEMIKMDPDLNLTHKLLPDDPDKKPQAKQLQTRADYLIKLLSKDLAKKEAQRQAGTVSLRPYLRRSR; encoded by the exons TAACTCTGATGACGAGTCAGGATCCGGGTCAGGCTCTGGGTCAGggtccagctccagcagcagtagctccagcagcagccaatcagggaGCAGCGGCTCAGGAAGTGGCTCTGACTCCGGCAGCCAATCAG TTTTGGAAGTCAAACCCCAGTATCCTGGCAGTGCAAAGGTCGGCCATGCTCAGGAAACAGCAgctacaacagcaacaacaacacaacaacagcaacagcagcagcagcaacaacagcaacagcagcagagctcTTCAAATAGCTCAGATGAG GATTCTTCCAGCAGCGATGACTCGGATGATGATTCGTCAAgacaaaaaagcaaagg GTCTGGCTCAGGGTCCGATTCAGACTCGGGCTCAGGGTCCGATTCTGGCAGCAACTCTGGTTCCGATTCCTCTAAAGAGGCGGAGGGAGAAAACAGTGACGCTTCCGCATCAGACTACGAACCTAGTCACAAAGTGAAGAGCCGCAAGCCACCGACCAA GGCCAACGCCAGGAACGGCAAAAAGAGCAAAGCCCAGAGGAAGAAGCCGCCGGGCTCCTCCTCGGACGAGGACGACTATGACAAGAAGGCGCTGGCCGGCCCGCGGCGGCAGGCCACGGTTAACGTGAGCTACAAGGAGGACGACGAGATGAAGACGGACTCGGACGACCTGGTGGAGGTGACCGGTGAGGACGTGCCGCCCCCGGAGGAGGACGAGTTTGAGACGCTGGAACGAGTAATGGACACAAGGATCGCCCGGAAAGGAG CCACTGGGGCCACCACTACAGTGTATGCGGTTGAGGCGGACGGAGACCCCAACGGAACCTTCAACCCTCAGAAGGAGGCGGGAGACGTGCAGTACCTGATCAAGTGGAAGGGCTGGTCCCACATCCACAACACCTGGGAGACGGAGGACACGCTCAAGCTGCAGAACGTCAAGGGCATGAAGAAACTGGACAACTTCAAGAAGAAGAAATCGGAGGAGAGGAAATG GCTAAAAGCTTCATCACCAGAAGATGTTGAGTACTTCATTTGTCAACAGGAACTTCATGACGACTTGCACTCTCAGTACCAGTTTGTGGAGAGAATTATTG GTCACTCAAACCAGAAGTCAGTGGCAGGTTATCCTGACTACCTGTGCAAGTGGCAGGGGTTGCCTTACTCGGAGTGCAGCTGGGAGGACGGTGCCCTCATCGGCAGGAAGTTCCAGAAGTGCATCGATGATTACATGTGTCGCAACCATAGCAAGACCATTCCCTATAGAGACTGCAAG GTTTTGAAGCAGAGGCCCAGGTTTATGCCCATGAAGAAACAGCCCACCTTTATCTCCGAGGGCCTGGAGCTCCGAGACTACCAGCTGGACGGCTTAAACTGGATGGCTCACTCCTGGTGCAA AGGGAACAGCTGTATCCTGGCAGACGAGATGGGCCTGGGCAAGACCATCCAGACCATCTCCTTCCTCAGCTACCTGTTCCAGGAGCACCAGCTGTACGGGCCCTTTCTGCTGGTGGTGCCCCTGTCCACGCTCACCTCCTGGCAGCGCGAGATCCAGCTGTGGGCGCCGCACATGAACGTGGTGGTGTACCTGGGCGACATCACCAGCAGGAACATG ATCAGGCAACAGGAGTGGATGCACGTTCAGAACAAGCGACTGAAGCTGAACATTTTGCTCACCACTTACGAGATCCTCTTGAAGGATAAG TCATTCCTGGGGAACGTGAGCTGGGCCTTCATCGGCGTGGACGAGGCCCACAGGCTGAAGAACGACGACTCGCTCCTCTACAAGACGATGATGGAGTTCCGCTCCAACCACAGGCTCCTCATCACAGGGACGCCGCTGCAGAACTCCCTGAAGGAGCTCTGGTCCCTGCTGCACTTCATCATGCCCGAGAA GTTTCACTCGTGGGAGACGTTTGAGGAGGACCACGCCAAGGGCCGCGACTCCGGCTACGCCAGCCTACACAAGGAGCTGGAGCCCTTCCTGCTGCGCCGCGTCAAGAAGGACGTGGAGAAGTCGCTGCCCGCCAAGGTGGAGCAGATCCTCAGACTGGAGATGAGCGCCATCCAGAAGCAGTACTACAA GTGGATTTTAACCCGAAACTACAAAGCTCTTAGCAAAGGCAAGGGCAGTACGTCTGGCTTCCTCAACATCATGATGGAGTTGAAAAAGTGCTGCAACCACTGCTACCTCATCAAGCCGCCAGATGACAACGAGTTCTACAACAAACAGGAGGCCTTGCAG caCTTGATCCGTAGCAGTGGGAAGCTGTTGTTGCTGGacaagctgctgctgcggctgaaGGAGCGGGGCCACCGCGTGCTGATCTTCTCTCAGATGGTCCGGATGCTGGACATCCTGGCCGAGTACCTGAAGTGCCGGCAGTTCCTCTTCCAG CGGTTAGATGGCTCCATCAAAGGCGAGATGAGAAGGCAGGCACTGGATCATTTCAATGCAGAGGGCTCGGAG GACTTCTGTTTCTTGCTGTCCACGAGAGCTGGAGGTCTGGGGATCAACCTGGCGTCTGCGGACACAGTGGTGATCTTCGACTCGGACTGGAACCCCCAAAATGACCTGCAGGCCCAGGCCAGAGCGCACAGAATCGGCCAAAAGAGACAG GTGAACATCTACCGCCTGGTCACCAAAGGGTCCGTCGAGGAGGACATCATCGAGCGAGCCAAGAAGAAGATGGTGCTGGACCACCTGGTCATCCAGAGAATGGACACCACAGGCAAGACTGTTCTGGACACCGGCGCTGCTCCCTCCAG TTCCACCCCGTTCAACAAGGAGGAGCTGTCGGCCATCCTGAAGTTTGGTGCGGAGGAGCTCTTCAAGGAGCCAGAGGGGGAGGAGCAGGATCCTCAG gaGATGGACATTGATGAGATCCTGAAGCGAGCGGAGACGAGGGAGACTGACCCTGGCCAATCCAGTATAGGAGAAGAGCTCCTGTCTCAGTTCAAG GTGGCGAACTTCTCCATgatggaggaggatgaggtggACATGAACCCGGATCGGGGTCACAGGGGTCATAACTGGGATGACATCATCCCCGAGGAGCAGCGGCGccgcctggaggaggaggagcggcagaaggagctggaggagatctACCTGCTGCCGCGCATGAGGAACTGTGCCAAGCAG ATAAGCTTTAATGGGAACGAGGGCCGCCGCAGCCGGAACCGGAGGTACTCGGGCTCGGACAGCGACTCCGTGTCGGACCGCAAGAGGCCCAAGAAGCGCGGTCGACCTCGGACCATCCCGCGAGAGAACATCAAGGGCTTCACAGACGCAGAAATCCGAAG ATTCATCAAGAGCTACAAAAAATTTGGGGGCCCTCTGGAAAG GTTAGATGCGATTGCGCGAGACGCAGAGCTGGTGGATAAGTCGGAGCACGACCTGAGGCGACTGGCGGAGACGGTGCACAACGGCTGCGTCAGGACGTTGAGGGAGAACCCCTGTGGACCAGAAAAGACCTCAG gAGGCAGGCGGGGCAAGGTGAAGGGGCCCACGTTCCGGATCTCAGGCGTGCAGGTGAACGCCAAGCTGGTCATCTCCCACGAAGAGGAGCTGGCACCCCTCCACAAGGCCATCCCCGCCgacgcagaggagaggaagag GTATAAATTGCCTTGCCATTCAAAGGCGGCTCACTTTGACATTGAGTGGGGGAAGGAGGACGATGCCAGTTTGCTGATCGGCATCTATGAGTATGGCTACGGGAGCTGGGAGATGATCAAGATGGACCCCGACCTCAACCTCACTCATAAG TTGCTGCCTGACGACCCCGACAAGAAACCCCAGGCCAAGCAGCTGCAGACGCGCGCGGACTACCTCATCAAATTACTGAGCAAAGACCTGGCCAAGAAGGAGGCACAGCGGCAAGCGGGCACGGTAAGCCTCAGACCGTACCTGCGCCGGTCGCGGTAA